A genomic window from Quercus lobata isolate SW786 chromosome 10, ValleyOak3.0 Primary Assembly, whole genome shotgun sequence includes:
- the LOC115965181 gene encoding probably inactive leucine-rich repeat receptor-like protein kinase At5g48380, which produces MKLRKATNNFSANNVITSGKTGTVYKAMLPYGTFMAVKRLHASQHYENQFISELITLASLRHKNLVPLMGFCLEMQERLLVYGYMSNGSLHDWLHVVEDRAKMLEWPIRVKIIVGIARGLTWIHQMCHFQVVHLDISSKGILLHQNFEPKISTFGEAMFMNQNDIDLNESCSINSEFREVELVKKDVYSFGIVLLELITGKEPSQMTNLLNFQESKFDLYDVTDRSLLGKGYDGEIFQFLRIACSCVQPCTDQRPTMLEVCKKFRAIRERNCLTVKDDFKLVRQPEIAASITEDDVIVTVHTDSP; this is translated from the coding sequence ATGAAGCTCAGAAAAGCAACCAACAATTTTAGTGCAAACAATGTCATTACGTCTGGAAAAACGGGGACTGTGTACAAGGCAATGCTTCCCTATGGTACTTTCATGGCGGTTAAGAGGTTACATGCATCACAACATTATGAGAATCAATTTATATCAGAGCTAATCACATTGGCTAGTTTGAGACACAAAAACTTGGTGCCCCTCATGGGGTTCTGCCTAGAAATGCAGGAAAGGCTTCTTGTATACGGATATATGTCAAATGGAAGTCTCCATGATTGGCTACATGTTGTGGAAGATAGGGCCAAGATGTTGGAGTGGCCTATAAGAGTTAAAATCATAGTTGGTATAGCTAGAGGCTTGACCTGGATTCACCAAATGTGTCATTTCCAAGTAGTTCACCTCGACATTAGCTCGAAAGGTATCTTActtcatcaaaattttgagCCCAAGATATCAACATTTGGAGAGGCAATGTTCATGAACCAAAATGACATCGATTTGAACGAGAGCTGCTCTATAAATAGTGAATTTAGGGAGGTCGAACTTGTTAAGAAGGATGTATATAGCTTTGGAATTGTGCTACTAGAGCTAATTACAGGCAAGGAGCCAAGTCAGATGACTAATTTGCTTAACTTTCAGGAATCAAAATTTGATCTGTATGATGTCACTGATAGATCTTTGTTGGGGAAAGGATATGATGGTGAAATATTTCAGTTCCTTAGGATTGCTTGTAGCTGTGTTCAGCCTTGTACCGATCAAAGGCCAACGATGCTCGAAGTGTGCAAGAAATTTAGGGCTATCAGGGAGAGAAATTGCCTCACTGTTAAAGATGATTTTAAGTTAGTAAGGCAACCTGAAATTGCTGCATCTATCACTGAAGACGATGTAATCGTTACGGTTCACACAGACTCACCATGA
- the LOC115962564 gene encoding 2-alkenal reductase (NADP(+)-dependent)-like isoform X1, with protein sequence MATSVVVVGEEVMRNKQVIFKDYVSGFLKESDMQVINGTLKLKLPEGSNGIVVKNLCLSCDPYMRNRMTRAEGPNLFTSFTPSSPLTGFGVAKVLDSRHPNFKKGDLIWGTTGWEEYSVITELEGLFKIQHTDVPLSYYTGILGMPGLSAYVGFYEVCSPKEGEYVFISAASGAVGQLVGQFAKLMGCYVVGSAGSKEKVDLLKRKFGFDDAFNYKEETDLDAALKRYFPEGIDIYFENVGGKMLDAVLLNMKDHGRISVCGLVSQYNLDQPEGVQNLMCLIYKRIHMKGFVVSDYYNIYPKFLDVMLPYIREGKIMYVEDIAEGLESGPATLAGLYSGRNVGKQVVLIARE encoded by the exons ATGGCTACTAGTGTTGTTGTTGTCGGTGAGGAAGTGATGAGGAACAAGCAAGTAATATTCAAGGACTACGTGTCTGGTTTTCTCAAAGAGTCAGACATGCAAGTGATCAATGGAACCCTGAAACTGAAGCTTCCAGAGGGCTCCAATGGAATAGTAGTGAAGAACCTTTGCTTGTCCTGTGATCCTTACATGCGTAACCGGATGACGAGAGCTGAGGGTCCTAACCTTTTTACTTCTTTCACTCCTAGCTCT CCATTAACTGGTTTTGGGGTGGCTAAAGTACTGGATTCAAGACACCCGAACTTCAAGAAAGGTGACTTGATTTGGGGCACAACCGGATGGGAAGAATATAGTGTCATCACAGAACTGGAAGGActctttaaaatccagcacacTGATGTCCCCCTTTCCTACTATACTGGAATTCTTG GTATGCCTGGTTTGTCAGCGTATGTCGGTTTTTACGAAGTTTGTTCTCCTAAGGAAGGAgaatatgtgtttatttctgCGGCATCAGGTGCAGTTGGTCAGCTTGTTGGGCAATTTGCAAAGTTGATGGGTTGCTATGTTGTTGGAAGTGCTGGAAGTAAAGAAAAG GTTGATCTCCTAAAGAGGAAGTTTGGGTTTGATGATGCTTTCAATTATAAGGAAGAAACTGACTTGGACGCTGCGTTGAAAAG GTACTTCCCTGAGGGCATTGATATCTACTTTGAGAACGTAGGGGGAAAGATGCTTGATGCTGTGCTTCTCAATATGAAAGACCATGGCAGGATTTCTGTATGTGGACTGGTTTCACAATACAATCTTGATCAGCCTGAAGGTGTTCAGAACTTGATGTGTcttatttataaaagaattCACATGAAAGGATTTGTTGTCTCTGATTACTATAACATTTATCCCAAGTTCTTGGATGTAATGCTGCCTTACATCAGAGAAGGGAAGATAATGTATGTGGAGGACATAGCTGAAGGCCTTGAGAGTGGCCCTGCTACTCTGGCAGGACTTTATAGTGGCCGCAATGTTGGGAAACAAGTTGTTTTGATTGCTCGGGAGTGA
- the LOC115962564 gene encoding 2-alkenal reductase (NADP(+)-dependent)-like isoform X2 — protein MEFQFQPLTGFGVAKVLDSRHPNFKKGDLIWGTTGWEEYSVITELEGLFKIQHTDVPLSYYTGILGMPGLSAYVGFYEVCSPKEGEYVFISAASGAVGQLVGQFAKLMGCYVVGSAGSKEKVDLLKRKFGFDDAFNYKEETDLDAALKRYFPEGIDIYFENVGGKMLDAVLLNMKDHGRISVCGLVSQYNLDQPEGVQNLMCLIYKRIHMKGFVVSDYYNIYPKFLDVMLPYIREGKIMYVEDIAEGLESGPATLAGLYSGRNVGKQVVLIARE, from the exons atggaatttcaatttcaa CCATTAACTGGTTTTGGGGTGGCTAAAGTACTGGATTCAAGACACCCGAACTTCAAGAAAGGTGACTTGATTTGGGGCACAACCGGATGGGAAGAATATAGTGTCATCACAGAACTGGAAGGActctttaaaatccagcacacTGATGTCCCCCTTTCCTACTATACTGGAATTCTTG GTATGCCTGGTTTGTCAGCGTATGTCGGTTTTTACGAAGTTTGTTCTCCTAAGGAAGGAgaatatgtgtttatttctgCGGCATCAGGTGCAGTTGGTCAGCTTGTTGGGCAATTTGCAAAGTTGATGGGTTGCTATGTTGTTGGAAGTGCTGGAAGTAAAGAAAAG GTTGATCTCCTAAAGAGGAAGTTTGGGTTTGATGATGCTTTCAATTATAAGGAAGAAACTGACTTGGACGCTGCGTTGAAAAG GTACTTCCCTGAGGGCATTGATATCTACTTTGAGAACGTAGGGGGAAAGATGCTTGATGCTGTGCTTCTCAATATGAAAGACCATGGCAGGATTTCTGTATGTGGACTGGTTTCACAATACAATCTTGATCAGCCTGAAGGTGTTCAGAACTTGATGTGTcttatttataaaagaattCACATGAAAGGATTTGTTGTCTCTGATTACTATAACATTTATCCCAAGTTCTTGGATGTAATGCTGCCTTACATCAGAGAAGGGAAGATAATGTATGTGGAGGACATAGCTGAAGGCCTTGAGAGTGGCCCTGCTACTCTGGCAGGACTTTATAGTGGCCGCAATGTTGGGAAACAAGTTGTTTTGATTGCTCGGGAGTGA